The following are from one region of the Epinephelus fuscoguttatus linkage group LG11, E.fuscoguttatus.final_Chr_v1 genome:
- the armc1l gene encoding armadillo repeat containing 1, like: MMDALSVVSQLRDLASEPQNRAVIVQDQGCLPGLVLFLDHQNPEVLLATLQTLRYLAELSPNIPTMKNELGMMVSLENLIERDGLSVDITALAREVFDILSAPPNPVPRTPERQRRKKSQFFINSSNKKAKSVTLHIQGLDSTDQRGLCEEALLKVRGVISFTFQMASKRCTVRIRSDLSTESLASAIAATKVLSAQQVVKNETGEEVLIPLNPSGVEVQQNSALPDYLPEEEESPEREVDRAISRTTAKEDSSGSWLNAAAGFLTKTFYW, translated from the exons ATGATGGATGCACTGTCGGTGGTGAGCCAGCTGCGGGACCTGGCCTCTGAGCCGCAGAACCGAGCGGTGATAGTCCAGGATCAGGGCTGTCTCCCCGGGTTGGTCCTCTTCCTGGACCACCAGAACCCAGAGGTGCTACTTGCGACTCTTCAG ACCCTGCGCTACTTGGCTGAGTTGTCCCCCAACATCCCCACCATGAAGAATGAACTGGGTATGATGGTCAGCTTGGAGAATCTAATTGAGAG GGATGGCTTGTCTGTCGACATCACAGCTTTGGCCCGGGAGGTGTTTGACATTCTGAGTGCACCTCCTAATCCTGTGCCACGCACACctgagaggcagaggaggaagaaatcCCAGTTCTTTATCAACTCCTCCAACAAGAAGGCCAAGTCTGTCACTCTGCACATCCAGGGCCTGGACAGCACT GACCAGCGAGGCCTGTGTGAGGAGGCTCTTCTGAAGGTCAGAGGAGTCATCAGCTTCACCTTCCAGATGGCTTCCAAAAGATGCACCGTCCGCATCCGTTCAGACCTGTCCACTGAG AGTCTGGCGTCGGCCATCGCTGCCACTAAGGTGTTGTCAGCCCAGCAGGTGGTGAAGAATGAGACAGGAGAAGAG GTTTTAATCCCTCTGAACCCGTCTGGAGTGGAAGTGCAGCAGAACTCTGCTCTACCCGACTACCTcccagaggaagaggagagccCAGAGAGGGAGGTTGACCGAGCAATTTCCCGCACCACAGCTAAGGAGGATTCCAGCGGGAGCTGGCTCAACGCTGCCGCCGGCTTCCTCACCAAAACCTTCTACTGGTGA
- the mtfr2 gene encoding mitochondrial fission regulator 2, with protein sequence MSLIEDILDVLRVVLEYFGVPPDMLVPVWDSQLCGQYRSIVRMIGTNLPLTPSPRIHFQIPLLTHRPQGYVDVTTETPSIPSFADVMWVFEDEGESFAKTRNHLPPKKQSTVNQNVVRYPGPAQPSKAQRGGGPVRQTADPEALRKITALESELLKLRAQIAMIVTAAPGSGLTEPQNTIGTPLMTPPPPPALTSTPRCAAPPPPPPPPPPPLPSCPAASSDSVLELIRQRRRNEKDLDKPQDSKVKGMPSMLDVLKDLNQVKLRSVERSPGGTPVRRRRSKGGTALLSDPAALIAEALKRKFAQHRHNNSSDKENSLELSPFGSPETPKVPLHMRRSQGRLHL encoded by the exons ATGTCTTTAATAGAGGATATTCTAGATGTGCTGCGCGTCGTCCTGGAGTACTTTGGGGTGCCTCCGGACATG CTGGTTCCAGTGTGGGACAGTCAGCTGTGCGGTCAGTATCGCAGCATTGTGCGGATGATTGGGACCAACCTCCCACTGACACCTTCACCACGCATCCACTTTCAG ATCCCCCTTCTCACCCATCGGCCCCAGGGTTATGTGGACGTCACCACGGAGACGCCGTCCATCCCCTCGTTCGCTGACGTCATGTGGGTGTTCGAGGATGAAGGGGAGAGCTTTGCTAAGACTAG GAACCATTTACCTCCAAAGAAGCAAAGTACTGTAAACCAGAATGTGGTGAGATACCCAGGACCGGCCCAGCCGAGTAAAGCCCAGAGAGGAGGCGGACCTGTGAGGCAGACAGCTGATCCAGAGGCTCTGAGGAAGATCACAGCGCTGGAGAGCGAGCTGCTCAAACTCCGAGCTCAGATAGCCATGATCGTTACTGCAGCTCCAGGCTCAG GTCTGACCGAGCCCCAGAATACCATAGGCACGCCTTTGATGACTCCTCCCCCTCCGCCAGCTCTCACCTCCACGCCTCGCTGTGCTGCTCCTCCCCCAccgccacctccacctcctcctcctcttccttcctgCCCAgccgcctcctctgactctgtaTTAGAGCTGATCCGCCAGCGCAGGAGGAACGAGAAAGACCTTGACAAGCCGCAGGACTCCAAAGTTAAAGGGATGCCGTCCATGCTGGATGTTCTCAAGGACTTAAATCAAGTTAAACTGCGCTCAGTGGAGAG ATCACCCGGGGGGACACCGGTCAGAAGGAGACGCAGTAAGGGAGGTACAGCATTGCTCAGTGACCCAGCGGCTCTAATCGCCGAAGCGTTGAAGAGAAAGTTCGCTCAGCATCGCCACAACAACTCCTCTGATAAGGAGAACTCGCTTGAGCTCTCGCCGTTTGGCAGTCCAGAAACACCCAAG GTCCCTCTCCACATGAGACGCAGTCAGGGTCGCCTCCACCTCTGA